The following are encoded together in the Aerococcus mictus genome:
- a CDS encoding phosphatidate cytidylyltransferase, with protein sequence MKTRTITAIIALVIFIPFLLIGGGYFEALVVLLGIVSLSELLKMMNVPLFSFEGLVTQLMMLVVLLPDRVLSFVPHSLTVMDLFYAGIIFLFIAMVYFPEQMDFKRLCALAVSAVYVGIGYHYMIMTRRLGLFAVIFAFGIIWFNDSFAYLAGVHFGRHKLAPKISPNKTIEGSIGGILAGIIYSLCLNFFDGSLNLPLLSVVILAIALCLLGQFGDLIESAIKRYFKVKESGKILPGHGGLLDRFDSLLIVLPMFHYLVAFL encoded by the coding sequence ATGAAGACGCGTACGATTACTGCAATTATCGCTTTAGTAATTTTTATACCTTTCTTGCTTATTGGGGGAGGGTATTTTGAAGCTTTAGTTGTCTTGTTAGGAATCGTTAGTTTGAGTGAATTACTAAAAATGATGAATGTCCCGCTTTTTTCTTTTGAGGGGCTAGTTACCCAGTTGATGATGTTAGTTGTCTTACTGCCAGACCGGGTCTTATCTTTTGTTCCCCATTCTCTAACGGTAATGGATCTCTTCTATGCTGGAATCATTTTTTTGTTTATAGCCATGGTTTATTTTCCTGAACAGATGGATTTTAAGCGCCTATGTGCTTTAGCTGTCTCAGCCGTTTATGTAGGCATTGGTTATCATTATATGATTATGACACGACGGTTAGGACTTTTTGCTGTCATTTTTGCTTTTGGTATTATATGGTTTAATGACAGTTTTGCTTATCTAGCAGGCGTTCATTTTGGCCGCCATAAGTTAGCGCCTAAAATATCACCTAATAAAACCATCGAAGGCTCGATAGGTGGGATATTGGCAGGGATCATCTATAGTCTTTGCCTCAATTTTTTTGATGGTAGTTTGAATCTGCCACTCCTTTCAGTGGTTATCTTGGCGATTGCTCTTTGTCTCTTGGGGCAATTTGGCGACCTCATTGAATCAGCCATTAAACGCTACTTTAAAGTGAAAGAAAGTGGAAAAATACTACCAGGACACGGAGGCTTACTGGATCGATTTGATAGTCTATTGATTGTTCTGCCAATGTTCCATTATTTAGTGGCATTTTTGTAG
- the rseP gene encoding RIP metalloprotease RseP, whose amino-acid sequence MKAIIVFIIIFSVIVIFHEFGHFIMAKRSGIMVREFAIGMGPRIFHHEGEETTYTLRLLPIGGYVRMAGLEDMDEVIEPGRQIKVGFNDDRVIDLICLDSNEEDIEALPLEVMDSDLSEAMYIHGVPFGETESKKYSVSPEAYILEENGSLVKIAPLDKQFQSAPLINRLLTNIMGPMNNFILGILAFILIAFLQGGVYTNAPILGEMVENSAAQEAGLESGDRVIKINDEKIDSFTDMQKIVSQHPGQEVNFTVERDQEQKSIAVQVGAVETDKGQKIGQIGVRAPQNKSFGAKIAYGFKATWAIVVGIISAIASMVVNGFDINNFGGPVYMYQATSQTVEVGFIAVLQLMAYLTVNLGIVNLLPFPALDGGKAFLNIIEAIRGKALSVRTEGIINLIGFVLLMVLMIAVTWNDILRLF is encoded by the coding sequence ATGAAAGCAATTATCGTTTTTATTATTATTTTCAGTGTTATCGTGATATTCCATGAATTTGGCCACTTTATCATGGCTAAACGGTCAGGGATTATGGTTCGTGAGTTTGCTATTGGTATGGGTCCACGTATTTTTCATCATGAAGGAGAAGAAACCACTTATACCCTACGTCTTTTACCAATTGGTGGCTATGTGCGTATGGCTGGTCTTGAAGATATGGATGAAGTCATCGAACCAGGGCGACAAATTAAAGTCGGTTTTAATGATGATCGAGTGATTGATTTAATTTGCTTAGACAGTAATGAGGAAGATATTGAGGCTCTACCATTGGAAGTGATGGATAGTGACTTGTCTGAGGCTATGTATATTCATGGGGTCCCATTTGGTGAAACTGAATCCAAAAAATATTCTGTTAGTCCAGAAGCCTATATTTTGGAAGAAAATGGTAGCCTAGTGAAAATTGCTCCGCTTGACAAGCAGTTCCAATCAGCCCCTTTAATTAACCGCCTGTTAACTAATATCATGGGCCCAATGAATAATTTTATTTTAGGTATCTTAGCCTTTATCCTTATCGCCTTTCTTCAAGGCGGTGTTTATACCAATGCTCCAATATTAGGGGAGATGGTTGAAAACTCAGCTGCTCAAGAAGCGGGATTAGAAAGCGGAGACCGGGTCATCAAGATTAATGATGAGAAGATCGATAGTTTTACTGACATGCAAAAAATTGTCAGTCAACACCCGGGTCAAGAAGTCAATTTTACCGTTGAACGTGACCAAGAGCAAAAATCTATCGCTGTTCAAGTGGGAGCGGTCGAAACAGATAAAGGTCAAAAAATCGGGCAAATCGGAGTACGTGCACCTCAAAATAAGTCCTTTGGGGCTAAAATCGCTTATGGATTTAAAGCGACTTGGGCGATTGTCGTTGGGATTATTAGCGCAATAGCTTCCATGGTCGTTAATGGTTTTGATATTAATAACTTTGGTGGTCCGGTTTATATGTACCAGGCGACCTCTCAAACTGTAGAAGTCGGCTTTATTGCTGTGCTACAATTAATGGCTTATCTGACTGTGAATTTAGGCATAGTGAACCTCCTGCCTTTCCCAGCCCTTGATGGGGGTAAGGCCTTTCTCAATATTATTGAAGCCATACGGGGGAAAGCTTTAAGTGTACGGACAGAGGGAATTATTAATTTGATTGGTTTTGTCTTATTAATGGTCTTAATGATTGCCGTGACCTGGAACGATATCTTACGATTATTTTAA